In Lolium perenne isolate Kyuss_39 chromosome 5, Kyuss_2.0, whole genome shotgun sequence, the sequence TTCAGGAATCAGCAGTGTCAAGTGCTGTGTAAAGAAGAATGGAAACATGACCTAGCATATCTTATTTTGGATGAGTTCAGATTAACCACCCTACACTACTGGGTGTGACATCTGATACGATGACACCATACCCCTCCACCAAGAAAAATATGAATGATTACTCTGTTCGTTTATCATGTATAATAGAATACAGTAAGTGGTAAAAAAAATACAATCAGTTACCTGGAGCGCCCTTCAGATAATTGGAGATCCTACTTGCAATGTAGCCCACGGCTAAACCAACAGTTCTCCTGGAGCTGAACTCAGCCACTTTCTGGACAGTCTTGTTTCTCATATCAACAGCAAGCACCCATGACACGTGGGAGATGGAATGGTAGTCAATCTTGGTGAGGAAATAAACGATGCCATCATCTAGCAGGCTCAGGACAGGTAGTCCAATGTGGAGAGTCGACAAGGTTGGCTGAGCTGCATCCTCTTCAACCCGCAACTTAGGCAGCGACGATTCAGGTATTTCAGTGGAATCAAGCAGGTAATCCATGTGCCAATCCTTTGGGGAGGAGCTCCCGGCCTTGATGCTCCATACTGCGGCCTTCCAAGCATGGGAGGTGGAGGAGACAGGGAAAGGCTGCAGATCGACGTACTTGATGAAGCTACCAAGGAGAGCAATGTCCCGAACAGACCGTGGAGTGCCTAAGTCCAGTGCATTAGTTGGCAGGATCGGTGGCGGCAGTTCTAAAGAGCGAAGATTGGGGTTTTTGTCGAGCACGTCGCACAAGAGGATATTATGGCTGAGATCAACCCAGGCCACTGTGCCTTTATCTCCTCCAATGGTCAGTGTCTTGCTTGTTCGGTGGGATGTACGAGTATATGACTTAACTGTTAGATAACGTAATCGCATGTGATACGTTTAGCTTATGTTAGTTGTAATAGGACTCGAGTTACCTAGTCCTATACGTTGTATCTAGCACCGACCTATGTCAGCATATAAATAAACGAGAACAGGGACTCGATGTGTATCCGAGTAGCCCAGACTACCTGATCAGATTATTcgttttacatggtatcagagccgctCTTCCGCCTAGATCGCCAAGCTCCATCGCTCGCCACCGTCTTCATCGAGTCGGCCATGGCGTCTTCTTCGCAGAATCCGCCGATCAACCTCGGCCTGCCCCCGCGCGAGCTTCTTACTCGCGAGAATCACCCGACATGGCGATCTCAGGTCCTACCTGCGATTCGTGGCGCCCAACTCGTCGGTCTGCTTGACGGAACTGACTGCGCCCCGCCTGCCCAAATCGTCGATGTCCCCGCTGATCCTCCTACTGGAACTCCGGCCAAGATGAAGGCAAATCCAGAGTATGCTGCATGGATCTCCCGGGACCAGATAGTCCTTTCCTACTTGCTGCAATCCCTGCACCCGAAGGAAGTTCTTCCGCACGTCCATCGCATTGAGACGACCGCGGGAGTCTGGCGTGCCATCGAAGAGATGTTCGCCGCACAAAGCGAGGCCAAAGTAACCAACCTTCTGGTCGCCCTCGCCAATACAAAAAAGCTACAGATGACAACAGCTGAATTCCTTTCAAAGATGCAACGTCTCGCTGATGAACTCGTTGCCGCCGGACACCCCCTTCCAGATCGGCAATTGGTGTCCTATATACTTGCCGGTCTCGGCAACGACTACAATGCCCTAGTTGCCGCGCTTGGCGTTGTCACTACTCCAATCTCGCTCAGCATGCTATACTCACAGATTCACTCCTATGATCAGCGTCAGCTCTTGCTTGCCGGCCCTGCTGAACCAGAGTTTGAATCCTCCGCCAATGCCGTGTCCAGGCAATGGCGCTCTCGCCCCTCCAATGATGGCAACTATAACAACAATCCTCGCCGTAATGACCGTCGTGATGGTCGTCGAGATGATCGCCGTGACGGACGACGGGATGATCGTCCCAACCAAGGCCGTGGTGGTGGCCGTGGCTATCAAGGAGGTGGCCGTGGTCGTGGGCGTGGACGTCGCCGCACCACACCCTGGGTAGATGTCACTTGCCAGATCTGCGACAAAGAGGGGCATTATGCAAAGGATTGCTGGTCTCGATATTCCAATGATGATTATGCAGAAAAAGAAGTTCATGCTGCCTATGGAGTTGACACCAATTGGTACCAGGACTCCGGTGCCACTCACCATATTACCGGGGAGCTCAACAATTTGACCCTCCGGGACACCTACAAAGGGTACGACAAGGTCAACACTGCTAATGGACAAGGTATGAGTATTTCACATGTTGGTCACTCAATAATTCGAAACCCTACTCAAAATTTTCATCTTCGTAATGTTCTCCATGTTCCTAATGCCTCCAAAAATTTACTCTCCGTCCATCGATTCACATATGATAATCATGTCTTTATCGAGTTTCACCCTTTCTTCTTTTTGATCAAGGATCAGGTCACCCGGAGAGTCATCCATAGAGGACGGTGCGTTGGTGGCCTCTATCCTCTGATTTCTTCTTGGGTGGCATCAAACTCCTCCAAGCATGCGTTCTCAGCCACCAAGCCGTCCCAGTCTCAATGGCACAGTCGTTTAGGTCATCCCTCCTTAGATATTGTTAGGCAAATTTTAGGCAAGAATAAGCTCTCCTATGTTAAAGATACTTCTAGTATGTCCGTTTGTGATTCATGTCAACAGGCTAAAAGTCATCAGCTTCCATATCCTATTTCCACCAGTGTTTCCACAGTTCCCCTACAGTTGATTttttcagatgtttggggtcctgcaCCTACTTCTGTTGGTCGTCATAATTattatgtaagctttattgatgaCTATAGTAAATTTACTTGGATTTATTTGCTCAAACACAAGTCTGATGTTCTTGCTGCCTTTATTAACTTTCAAAAACTCGTTGAACGCAAATTCGACAGAAAAATTCGAACCATACAATCTGATGGAGGGGGTGAATACATCAAGTTCAACTCCCTCTGTCAAACACAGGGAATATCTCATCTTATGTCTTGTCCTCATGCTCATCAGCAAAACGGTGCTGCTGAAAGAAAGCATCGTCACATTGTTGAGGTTGGACTAGCCCTTCTTGCACATGCCGGTATGCCCttaaaattttgggatgaagcCTTTCTTACTGCCACATATCTCATTAATATGCTCCCTAGTAAAGTCATCAACAATGATACACCTGTGCATCGTCTCCTTGGAACACACCCAAATTATTCCTCTCTTCGTGTGTTTGGCTGCGCTTGCTGGCCCAATCTTAGACCCTACAATAAACGCAAGCTAGCATTCCGCTCCAAACAATGTGTCTTCCTTGGGTACAGCCCTCGCCATAAGGGGGTTAAATGCCTTGAAGTTGCTACTGGCAGGGTTTATGTCTCTCATGATGTAGTTTTTGATGAGGCTGTTTTTCCTTTCAAGTCACTACACCCCAATGCTGGTGCACTTCTTCGCAAAGAAATCCTCCTCCTTGATCCCACTCTTCGCAATTTTGAGGAGGGCAACGATTTAATTGATGACGTACATGTGTCTAACACTCATGCTACTAATCCACGTGCTAGTGCTGTTCCTCAGGTACCAGGTGATGCAGATCGAGCACTGGGAGAAAATTCGGGGCAAAACGCTGCCTCAAGTCGCTCAAATTGGTCCTTTGAAGATTCAGCAGGAAACGACAGCACGCATTTCAGTGCTGATTCTCTGGCCAGATTAGGATCGGGATCCGCGCCATCCAATCAGACCGGGTCGGCGCCACACGCCCCTGAGCAGCCCCACGGGTCTCCGCAGTCCTCTCTTCGATCTTCTGCGGCCCGCTCGCCCGTGGCCTCCTCCTCGGCCCCGCAATCCGCCACACCCGCCACTCCACGCCGCAGCAGATCCCCGACCGAATCTCCCATGGCTCCACCCTCGCCATCCGACAGATCGCTGTCCCCTGCCACCAGCAGCGATGGCAGCGGGTCTGCTGTGTCCACCACAACTGTGGCTCCGCCTGTGCCACCTCCTGTGCCACCTCCTGTTCGCCATAATACGCGCTCTTCTCGTGGTATTGTCAAACCTCGAGAATACAAGGATGGGACAGTCCGTTGGCTCCTTTCTTGCACTACTGATATACCTTCCAACCTTACATCTGCTTTGGCTGACCCGCACTGGCAAGGTGCCATGGATGAAGAGTATAATGCGCTtatgcaaaataaaacatggaggCTTGTTCCACCACAGAGAGGTACAAATATCATTGACTGTCGGTGGATTTACAAAATAAAAAGGAAGGCTGATGGAACTATTGACAGATACAAGGCCCGTCTGGTAGCCAAAGGATTTAAGCAGCGATATGGTATTGACTATGAAGAAACTTTCAGTCCAGTTGTTAAAATTGCTACAGTTCGTCTTGTCTTAGCACTTGCTGTTTCTAAAGGATGGAGCTTGCGCCAGTTAGATGTTAAGAACGCGTTTCTCCATGGCGTTCTGGAAGAGGAAGTCTATATGCGACAACCACCTGGGTATGAAGATAAGTTGAGACCTAATTATATTTGCAAACTTGACAAGGCGTTATATGGGCTTAAGCAGGCGCCTAGAGCATGGTATTCCCGGTTGAGTCTGAAACTTCTTGCTCTTGGCTTTGTTGCTGCTAAGTCTGACACTTCTTTGTTTATTTACCGGAAGTCCCATGTTACGATCTTCATGTTAATCTATGTTGATGACATAATTGTGGCAAGTTCTTCTCAAGCTGCTACTTCTGCTTTGTTGAAGGATTTGCATCATGAGTTTGCTCTCAAAGATCTTGGAGACTTGCACTATTTTCTGGGTATTGAAGTTCACAAGATGGATGACGGTATTCTCCTCAATCAAACAAAGTATGCTCAGGACATTCTCACACGTGTTGGTATGACAGACTGCACTGGTGTCACAACACCATTGTCTTCTTCTGAGAAGATTACTGCTCATCAGGGGAATTTATTGGGGCCAGATGATAGCACCAATTACAGGAGTATGGTTGGTGCCTTACAATATCTTACTCTCACTCGGCCAGATATCTCTTTTGCAGTTAATAAAGTCTGTCAATATCTTCATGCTCCCACCACAGTACACTGGACTGCTGCTAAGCGTATTCTTCGCTATGTCAAGCATACTCTTACGGTTGGGCTCACATTTTCCAAGTCTCCGTCCATGTTGGTTAGTGCCTTCTCCGATGCGGACTGGGCAGGGTCTCTTGATGATCGTCGGTCCACAGGGGGATTTGCTATGTTTTTTGGACCGAATTTAATTTCTTGGAGTGCTAAAAAGCAAGCTACTGTGTCAAGATCAAGCACTGAAGCAGAGTATAAGTCAGTAGCCAATGCTACAGCTGAGATGATCTGGGTTCAGTCTTTGCTCACAGAGTTGGGAGTTAAGTTGACACAAAGACCATGTTTGTGGTGTGATAATATGGGAGCTACGTATCTATCTGCAAATCCAGTTTTTCATGCAAGAGCAAAACACATAGAAATTGATTTTCACTTCGTCAGAGAGCGTGTGATGAGGCGACAATTGGAAGTCAGATTTATTTCTTCTAAAGATCAGGCTGCAGATGGGTTTACGAAAGCACTTCCGGTTCAAGCATTTGAAAATTTTAAACATAATCTCAACTTAGGAAAGTTgtgattaagggagggtgttagatAACGTAATCGCATGTGATACGTTTAGCTTATGTTAGTTGTAATAGGACTCGAGTTACCTAGTCCTATACGTTGTATCTAGCACCGACCTATGTCAGCATATAAATAAACGAGAACAGGGACTCGATGTGTATCCGAGTAGCCCAGACTACCTGATCAGATTATTCGTTTTACATTAACTACCACCGGCAGCATGCTCCATGTTTCTGTATCAGACTGATAAAGGCAGAGTTCAGAAGATTGTTGACTGAATCCACTATGTGCGGCAATGACGTAGTCGCGATTCTTTATTCTTTGCGATTGTGATCCTCCTGAGTGGACCCATGGGGGCGCAGGATGAAACCACCGCTGTAGTGGTGGTCGTTCCTACTGCCTTGGCTGCGTTTGTTGCACTTGCGCACAATGGCAACCGTGTGCTCAGTGAATATGTGGAAGCGGGGATGCGGGAGGTGCTTGAGCGAGGGGACGCTGGCGTCGTAGATAAAATATTGCCGTCGGGCGAGTGACATCATATGGCATGGATCTCTACCGATGACGAAGCGGAGGAGGATGAGGCTACCGTTGGTCTCTGTGGCGATGATGTGGGGCTCGACGGCGAACTCGGTGTGGTCGAAGGCGGTGGCGTGGACACACAGGTAGGAGACGAGGGGCGGGTGGCCGGTGCAGAAGGTGACCTTGAAGGTACCCCCGAGATCCCTAATCTTGCAGGAGGCGGTGGTGGCGTTGTCGCGGTTGGCAAAATAGGCGTTTGGCTCGATGAGGACGAAGGGTGGCCGCTCGCCGTCGTCGGGGTAGCCATATGGAGGAGGATTCAGGTAGGGGTAATCTTTCTCTCCGTCCACCGATTCGTCACTTACAGATTGATCATCTTCTTCCATGAGGTCGTCGTCGTCGTAGTAGTAGTAGTCGTCGTCGTAGCCATAAGCAGGAGGAACTTGGTCCTCGCCGTCCATCGATCCCGGATCGATTGCCTTCAAGCTCTTCGTCTTCAACTTCGGTCGTTAAGGTGGGTGGATGGATTTaagtggaggaggggaggttggGGCGAGATCGATACAGAATCGATATGCGATTGCAGTCGGAGCGGAAGGGAAGCCAGTCGGAGCGGAAGGGAAGCCAGCCGTCTCTACCTGAGAGCACGTTCAGCGGTCTCTCCGCCTAAGCCTCTCACATCCgttttttttccatccggacggtgtTATTCAGCTCAGCCGCACTTTTGGTTTCTCGTTTTCTTTCGAAATAGATCTTTATTCCATCTAGAGAGCTCAGGTCATCCCTAGTCTCTAGGGGTGcgttcggggactccggacgagagaaaagTGTGGACGGGGCCACTTTGCCGGCGAGAGAACCGGCGAACCCCACCACTTTCTCGTCGCAAATCCCCCTCCCCTCTCGTAGCTCTCGCGCCGCCGGCATCACCCTCGTCAATCCGTctgctggtggagcacatatggaggcttcgaggcaacaccaactagtttccatttaatttgtttcaaaacttgtCAAATTATTTACTTGCTTTGTTGAACTGTAATGTTTATTTGTAAAAATAGACAAATATTGGCAAAATTTGTCAAATTCACCGAACTGTGAGTTTATTTGTGAAACTAAATCCAAAAACACCAATCTCCAGACGTCTACATGGAGAGACAGCTGAAAGTTCGGCGATCCCCACGCTAAAGTTTCGTCCAATCCATCGCTTGGATTTGATCGCGGGGAGCGCCaatggctggagatgctcttatggatAGTGGGCGGCGGCGGGTAGGGATTCCCATATAACTGCGGTTAGGGTTAGGTTCGGTAAGGTTAGGGCCACCTGGCCTAAGTTTGGGCTGCCACTTGGGCCTTCCACGGTGTCCGCAGACTATAGTGGCCCTTCCGAGAAAACAATCAAGACATCACATTCAAAAAAAGTTGCACAAATTTTTGGTTAAATGTAAATATTGAAAAAAAAATGCGCCTTGGGCACATAGGGAGCATTGGTTACCTAAAGATTACGAACGTTTGTTCTTTAAGGATTTGGTATGAGGAATCAGATTTTATTACCGCTACTCCTTTCCTGTCATGACATGGTATTGATTTCCACAAAAGTTATACTACAATAACTTTGACCAAATTTATTAATCAAATTATATATATCTTTTTTTTGAAAGGTAAAACCACATTTTCGTAAGCAAAGCaaacccgcctcattaaaaaccttccagtccccttcgaTATCCTAGAAGGAAAAAAAGTATGTCTCAAAACTTGCCCGCAATCAGCACAGAATATGGTTACATAATACAGTCTTGTGCAACAGCCGCCGATACGCAGACCAGGATTGCACCACATAAAATACCAACATCATCAGACTTGCCAAACTTATCTAGACAATGAGTTGCTATAGTGCTCTCTCTACCAACCTTTTTAATCGAGATTTGAGTTAAGATCTTCAGCAACTCTCTAATTTCCTCGTACAAGCACCACACCTCCGATCTATCAATCACAGAGGTGGTAGTAGTCTGAACAACATAGGGTTTGTGCTtataaaataaacgttagtttaattccgcattcttacacgtCAAATCCGTAAGAgcttttaaacgcctattcaccccccctctaggcggtaCCTTGTCCTTTCAGTATCGTCCACTTCGACGAAGTATCTTTTGCTAAATACGTTCGACTCGGCAAGCGCTCCAGCTCAAAAAAACGTGTGCAATCGGCcaacattttttttcttttttgaaaattTCATATGTAAAACGTTTTTTGAATTTGAGTTATGTTAAAATGTAAAATGTTCATATTAGAaaattgtttaaatttgaaaaatgtttaaatttttatttttaaaatctgATAAAGTTCAAAATTGCAAtttgttcaaaattttaaaaaatttcaaaatttgaatagtttcaaaaaATTAAATTTGAAAATAGATCAAACCTAAAAAagttgaaaaataaaaaaaattataaataAAAATATTCAAAATTCGAAAGAGTTTTAAAAAAGCTGACTAGCAAAACTGAACACTAGCAAAAACCgagagaaaacaaaaaaaatagcgAAAAGCGCTAAATCGTGTTGAAAACCGAAAAAACCACCATAAAAAGTAAAATCGGTAacaccctgatgtctacgcacgcttctattcttgtagacagtgttgggcctccaagagcagaggtttgtataacagcagcaagtttcccttaagtgaatcacccaaggtttatcgaactcaggaaggtaaaggtcaaagatattcctctcaagcaaccctgcaattaagatacaagaagtctcttgtgtccccaacacacctaatacacttgtcagatgtataggtgcactagttcggcgaagagatagtgaaatacaagtaatatggatgaatatgagtggtaatagcaatctgaaataaagatggcagcaagcaaacatgtaacagaacttgttggaaacggtgtttcaatgcttagaaacaagacctagggatcatactttcactagtggacactctcaacaacgatcacataaataaataagttctcttctcttatgctactttcaaagactctattgttggataacaaacaccattcattgtgtagggctacgagagcaccctcaagacggagtaaacaagctccacaacgtcataaaggaatcacacatgatgcaaacactgtcactgtcacaccatggagagtaattccggagttcatattaaagtaacctctagagtgcatagtaatagttaacttcataatctacaagagatcacaatcataacctacgccaagtactacatgatgcacacactgtccacattacatcatgaaggaggaatagactactttaataacatcactagagtagcacatagattaatagtgatacaaagctcatgatcacataaagatcacatgggagagagagatgaaccacatagctaccggtagagccctcagccccggggggaactactccctcctcctcatgggagacagcgatggcgatggagatggcggtggtgtcgatggagatggcttccgggggcaattccccgtcccggctgacataggcatccccaatgggcctgccgaagatggtacccgaggtttactaaaggcccacgacccgaagttaagAAAGTCCGGAAGCCCAAgatgctattaaggaaagctagagttgtattaggaaacgatacttgtaatcttgcgggacgggttagaaaccctcccggattctgtaaacttgtgtattacgaaaccctcggctccacctcctatataagggggagtcgagggacaaagaaaggatcgaatttaccgtcaacacaaccctagtttcatattcgtcgagtacttttcggttgaaaccttcgagatctacttgccctctacatccaactaaaccctagtctacaatccgtaggcattgacaagttaataccttgtcaattggcgccgtctgtgggatttagaggcgacaaggagctgatctcgatggcacgttcaagatcgtcgacttcgtcggtagcaagcaacatcatggacagaggtaaacaaatcgaaactggtctcgttgattttgtacctcacccgccctcccgtttggatgcacatgcatatctggaggagcctatggagatgacgtttggagagTTCCACTTCTGCGTCGAGAGGGAAGGatcatatcgtctcgaaattccgatctcgtcgggattatcggcggtcgatcccgatATTTCAAACTCAACATCGTCAACAGAATCAAGCAATGAAGAAATTTCGtctccacgcttcatcagcaccagagcaagcgaaaagctcgccaagatcttcaacgacatatccttcgggtcatccgcggactcagatataagcgatgactcgagcagcgtcgacagcttcaacttcatcgacagatccatatctgtaggcaaggtcttcaccaatctatatgatggtgtcaccaaacccaacaaagtgaaaactccaaaatatcatcaagtttatgccattggagaagcaagtcgcgatcaagaggaaacatcagaggctttcgacgatttgggaaatccctatgtcgatccctcagatctaaggcgaggtttaggcactaaatatgtcgggcccacaccacatgtcagagttcaacttccacaagcag encodes:
- the LOC139831808 gene encoding uncharacterized protein; the encoded protein is MVSEPLFRLDRQAPSLATVFIESAMASSSQNPPINLGLPPRELLTRENHPTWRSQVLPAIRGAQLVGLLDGTDCAPPAQIVDVPADPPTGTPAKMKANPEYAAWISRDQIVLSYLLQSLHPKEVLPHVHRIETTAGVWRAIEEMFAAQSEAKVTNLLVALANTKKLQMTTAEFLSKMQRLADELVAAGHPLPDRFTPMISVSSCLPALLNQSLNPPPMPCPGNGALAPPMMATITTILAVMTVVMVVEMIAVTDDGMIVPTKAVVVAVAIKEVAVVVEKEVHAAYGVDTNWYQDSGATHHITGELNNLTLRDTYKGYDKVNTANGQVFDEAVFPFKSLHPNAGALLRKEILLLDPTLRNFEEGNDLIDDVHVSNTHATNPRASAVPQVPGDADRALGENSGQNAASSRSNWSFEDSAGNDSTHFSADSLARLGSGSAPSNQTGSAPHAPEQPHGSPQSSLRSSAARSPVASSSAPQSATPATPRRSRSPTESPMAPPSPSDRSLSPATSSDGSGSAVSTTTVAPPVPPPVPPPVRHNTRSSRGIVKPREYKDGTVRWLLSCTTDIPSNLTSALADPHWQGAMDEEYNALMQNKTWRLVPPQRGTNIIDCRWIYKIKRKADGTIDRYKARLVAKGFKQRYGIDYEETFSPVVKIATVRLVLALAVSKGWSLRQLDVKNAFLHGVLEEEVYMRQPPGYEDKLRPNYICKLDKALYGLKQAPRAWYSRLSLKLLALGFVAAKSDTSLFIYRKSHVTIFMLIYVDDIIVASSSQAATSALLKDLHHEFALKDLGDLHYFLGIEVHKMDDGILLNQTKYAQDILTRVGMTDCTGVTTPLSSSEKITAHQGNLLGPDDSTNYRSMVGALQYLTLTRPDISFAVNKVCQYLHAPTTVHWTAAKRILRYVKHTLTVGLTFSKSPSMLVSAFSDADWAGSLDDRRSTGGFAMFFGPNLISWSAKKQATVSRSSTEAEYKSVANATAEMIWVQSLLTELGVKLTQRPCLWCDNMGATYLSANPVFHARAKHIEIDFHFVRERVMRRQLEVRFISSKDQAADGFTKALPVQAFENFKHNLNLGKL
- the LOC139831807 gene encoding uncharacterized protein — translated: MRLRYLTVKSYTRTSHRTSKTLTIGGDKGTVAWVDLSHNILLCDVLDKNPNLRSLELPPPILPTNALDLGTPRSVRDIALLGSFIKYVDLQPFPVSSTSHAWKAAVWSIKAGSSSPKDWHMDYLLDSTEIPESSLPKLRVEEDAAQPTLSTLHIGLPVLSLLDDGIVYFLTKIDYHSISHVSWVLAVDMRNKTVQKVAEFSSRRTVGLAVGYIASRISNYLKGAPGAKQNMKRPGISLLRSSSKKHLGNCMVINLGGPSAERGFTLTAGQNAASAENMTSLNQH